In Arthrobacter sp. PAMC25284, a single genomic region encodes these proteins:
- a CDS encoding DMT family transporter: protein MATTAETGPLQPDSAHEVLPPPATPSRPTPPGQISRLGIAAVVVTVVLWASAFVGIRAVGPSFSPGPLTLGRLAIAAVVLGLVVLPKLRTLPQGREWWPILAYGVMWFGGYNIALNAAEHVLDAGTAALLINVNPILVAVMAGLILKEGFPRWLIIGSVVAFGGVAMIALGSGQRSTADVAGVLLCLLAAALAAVSVIVQKPVLRKFPAAQATWFGIMVGAVCCLPFSGQLLTELQAAPLPATLGLVYLGIFPTAIAFTTWAYALSLIDAGRLAATTYLVPGTTILISWLVLGEIPTIWGLVGGVICLVGVGLTRRRSR from the coding sequence ATGGCAACAACCGCCGAAACAGGCCCCCTGCAGCCGGACAGCGCCCACGAAGTGCTGCCGCCACCCGCCACTCCCTCCCGCCCCACACCACCCGGCCAGATCAGCAGGCTCGGGATCGCCGCCGTCGTCGTCACCGTGGTGCTCTGGGCCTCCGCCTTCGTCGGCATCCGGGCCGTCGGCCCCAGCTTCTCCCCCGGTCCCCTGACGCTCGGACGGCTGGCAATCGCCGCCGTCGTGCTGGGACTCGTGGTGTTGCCCAAGCTGCGGACACTGCCGCAGGGCCGCGAGTGGTGGCCGATCCTGGCCTACGGCGTGATGTGGTTCGGCGGCTACAACATTGCCTTGAACGCCGCCGAGCACGTCCTCGACGCGGGAACCGCCGCCCTTTTGATCAACGTCAACCCCATCCTTGTCGCGGTAATGGCCGGCCTGATCCTGAAGGAAGGCTTTCCGCGCTGGCTGATCATCGGCAGCGTGGTCGCGTTCGGCGGGGTGGCCATGATCGCGCTGGGATCCGGTCAGCGTTCGACGGCGGATGTGGCGGGCGTGCTGCTCTGCCTCCTGGCCGCGGCCCTCGCCGCCGTCAGCGTGATCGTCCAGAAACCGGTGCTGCGGAAATTCCCGGCCGCCCAGGCCACCTGGTTCGGCATTATGGTCGGAGCTGTGTGCTGCCTTCCGTTCAGCGGCCAGCTCCTCACCGAGCTGCAGGCAGCGCCGCTGCCGGCCACGCTGGGGCTTGTCTACCTCGGCATCTTCCCCACCGCTATTGCATTCACCACGTGGGCGTATGCCTTGTCCCTGATCGACGCCGGGAGGCTAGCGGCCACCACCTATCTGGTGCCCGGCACCACCATCCTGATCTCCTGGCTGGTGCTCGGTGAAATCCCCACCATCTGGGGCCTGGTTGGCGGCGTCATCTGCCTCGTGGGGGTGGGGCTGACCCGTCGCCGGTCCCGCTAG
- a CDS encoding metallopeptidase family protein → MPSSLPPGLPIVPGGAADDSSDGPYPMSAADFEAAVSDALDRIPPALAKTMDNVAIFIEDDYTPQPGEDADTVLLGLYEGVPLTERDSWWGAGSLPDRITIYRQPILDICASRADVIEEVTITVVHEIAHHFGISDERLHELGWG, encoded by the coding sequence ATGCCTTCTTCCCTGCCGCCAGGCCTGCCGATCGTTCCGGGCGGTGCCGCCGACGATTCCTCCGACGGCCCGTATCCGATGTCTGCAGCCGACTTCGAGGCGGCCGTCAGCGACGCGCTGGACCGGATTCCGCCGGCGCTGGCGAAAACCATGGACAACGTGGCCATCTTCATCGAGGACGACTACACACCGCAGCCCGGCGAGGACGCGGACACAGTGCTGCTGGGCCTCTACGAGGGCGTGCCGCTGACCGAACGCGACTCCTGGTGGGGTGCCGGTTCACTGCCGGACCGGATCACTATCTATCGGCAGCCCATCCTGGACATCTGCGCCTCCCGCGCCGACGTCATCGAGGAAGTCACCATCACCGTGGTGCATGAGATCGCCCACCACTTCGGCATCAGCGACGAGCGCCTGCACGAGCTCGGCTGGGGCTAG
- a CDS encoding cation diffusion facilitator family transporter: protein MGHDHSHSHGITATGKHRKRLIAVLCITLTVVLVQIVGAAVSGSLALLADAGHMLSDAAGVFIALLAAWIATRPASDQRTYGYLRAEVLAALANALVLIVISVVIVIEAVRRFGSAHEVETGVMLWAAVAGAAANLVSLLILRGAQKESLNIRGAYLEVLGDLLGSFAVIAAALVIMVTGYQAADTIASLLIAVMILPRAWHLLRDVVDVLLEATPKGVDVNMIREHILAVEGVTSVHDIHIWTITSGVPVFSAHVVVEDAALGARGADRVLDKLAVCLGSHFDTEHCTFQLEPASHAEHEARQHA from the coding sequence ATGGGACACGACCACAGCCACTCGCACGGCATCACGGCCACCGGCAAACACCGCAAGCGCCTCATCGCCGTCCTGTGTATCACCCTCACCGTTGTGCTGGTCCAGATCGTCGGCGCTGCCGTGTCCGGCTCGCTCGCGCTGCTCGCCGACGCCGGGCACATGCTTTCCGACGCCGCCGGTGTGTTCATCGCCCTGCTGGCCGCCTGGATTGCCACGCGGCCGGCCAGCGACCAGCGCACCTACGGCTACCTGCGGGCGGAAGTCCTGGCCGCGCTGGCCAATGCGCTGGTGCTGATTGTGATCTCCGTGGTCATCGTCATTGAGGCCGTCCGGCGGTTCGGCTCCGCCCATGAGGTTGAGACCGGCGTGATGCTCTGGGCTGCCGTCGCCGGCGCCGCCGCCAATCTGGTCTCGCTGCTGATCCTGCGCGGGGCCCAGAAAGAGAGCCTGAACATCCGGGGCGCCTACCTCGAGGTCCTCGGCGACCTGCTGGGTTCCTTTGCCGTGATCGCGGCCGCGCTCGTCATTATGGTCACCGGGTATCAGGCGGCAGACACTATCGCATCGCTCCTGATCGCCGTGATGATCCTGCCGCGGGCCTGGCACCTGCTCCGTGACGTGGTGGATGTCCTCTTGGAGGCAACTCCGAAGGGTGTGGATGTCAACATGATCCGCGAACACATTCTCGCGGTGGAGGGCGTCACCTCGGTGCACGACATCCACATCTGGACGATCACGTCCGGGGTTCCGGTCTTCTCCGCGCACGTTGTAGTGGAGGACGCGGCCCTGGGCGCCCGCGGCGCGGACCGCGTGTTGGACAAGCTGGCGGTCTGCCTCGGATCGCATTTCGACACCGAGCACTGCACCTTCCAGCTGGAACCGGCGTCACATGCGGAACATGAGGCCCGCCAGCACGCCTGA
- a CDS encoding ABC transporter permease encodes MSSDLPATAPAPAPPRRRGPRGGGLLASELGVLFRRRRTWAMLLALAAIPILIAVAVRLSSAVPAGRGPAFLDRIAQNGLFVGITSMVLAVPLFLPLTVGVVAGDTIAGEAGQGTLRYLLVAPAGRIRLLLVKYAGVAVFVIVAPLVVALVGAGIGAALFPVGPVTLLSGDSIGPWEAVLRLVLIGAYLAVSLLGLAAIGLFVSTLTDVPVGAMATTVVLSVVSQVLDVLPQLEWLHPWLFTHYWLDFADLLRQPIAWDSFASNAMLQGAYIAVFGALAYGKFSNKDVLS; translated from the coding sequence TTGTCCAGTGACCTCCCGGCGACCGCGCCCGCCCCGGCTCCGCCCCGCCGGCGTGGTCCGCGGGGCGGCGGACTGCTGGCATCCGAGCTGGGGGTGCTGTTCCGCCGCCGCAGGACCTGGGCAATGCTGTTGGCACTGGCCGCCATCCCCATTCTGATTGCCGTTGCCGTGCGGCTGTCCTCCGCTGTCCCGGCCGGCCGCGGCCCGGCCTTCCTGGACCGGATCGCGCAGAACGGACTGTTTGTCGGCATCACGTCCATGGTGCTGGCCGTTCCGCTCTTCCTGCCCCTCACCGTGGGGGTCGTCGCGGGGGACACGATCGCGGGCGAGGCCGGGCAGGGAACGCTGCGGTACCTCCTTGTGGCCCCCGCCGGCCGGATCCGGCTGCTGCTGGTGAAATACGCCGGTGTGGCCGTGTTCGTTATTGTGGCACCCCTGGTGGTGGCCCTCGTGGGCGCCGGAATCGGCGCCGCACTGTTCCCGGTGGGGCCGGTGACACTGCTCTCGGGGGACTCGATCGGGCCGTGGGAGGCGGTGCTGCGGCTCGTGCTGATTGGGGCCTATCTGGCCGTTTCCCTGCTGGGGCTCGCCGCGATCGGCCTCTTTGTGTCCACCCTGACTGACGTGCCGGTGGGGGCGATGGCGACCACCGTGGTCCTCTCCGTCGTCTCGCAGGTGCTGGACGTGCTGCCGCAGCTGGAGTGGCTGCACCCCTGGCTGTTCACGCACTACTGGCTCGATTTCGCCGATCTCCTGCGCCAGCCGATTGCGTGGGACTCGTTCGCCAGCAACGCCATGCTGCAGGGCGCCTACATCGCTGTCTTCGGGGCCCTCGCCTATGGCAAATTCAGCAACAAGGACGTGCTCTCCTAG
- a CDS encoding ABC transporter ATP-binding protein — MTGVGPAELSIETTGLSKRFGHQMAVNSVDLAVPTGSVFGFLGPNGSGKTTTIRLMLGLAAATSGSVRVLGEEMPRRLHDVLPRVGALVEGPAFYPYLSGAANLRRLDAADPLGSARTRRDRVHSALERVGLTHAADKKVRAYSLGMKQRLGIANALLAPRDLLVLDEPTNGLDPQGTREVRSLVRSLAADGATVFVSSHLLAEVEQICTHAAIMSAGKLVAQGTLTELRQAGQARIRVLTPDPGAAAQVLTRLGLNPTRGADASSGAGGPDGTGAVIFAPLPARFSGGSDDGRPADSDFSADGVVAPEEMVAALVAAGVRVRGFAAEQVSLEDRFVALTGEGFDVVQ; from the coding sequence ATGACCGGCGTCGGTCCCGCTGAACTGAGCATTGAGACCACCGGCCTGAGCAAGCGGTTCGGACACCAAATGGCCGTCAACAGTGTCGACTTGGCCGTGCCTACGGGGTCGGTCTTCGGCTTCCTCGGCCCGAACGGTTCGGGCAAGACCACCACCATCCGGCTGATGCTGGGCCTGGCCGCCGCGACGAGCGGCTCCGTGCGGGTCCTCGGGGAAGAAATGCCGCGCCGGCTGCATGACGTGCTGCCCCGGGTCGGGGCCCTCGTCGAAGGGCCGGCTTTCTATCCCTACCTGTCCGGCGCCGCCAACCTGCGCCGCCTGGACGCCGCCGATCCTCTTGGGTCTGCGCGCACGCGGCGGGACCGGGTTCACTCGGCGCTGGAACGGGTGGGGCTGACGCACGCCGCGGACAAAAAAGTCCGCGCGTACTCGCTCGGCATGAAGCAACGCCTCGGGATCGCTAATGCCCTGCTCGCCCCGCGCGATCTTCTGGTGCTCGACGAGCCCACCAACGGGCTGGACCCGCAGGGCACCAGGGAAGTGCGGAGCCTGGTGCGTTCCCTGGCCGCGGACGGCGCCACCGTGTTTGTCTCCAGCCATCTGCTGGCCGAGGTTGAACAGATCTGCACGCACGCGGCAATCATGAGTGCGGGCAAGCTCGTGGCGCAGGGAACCCTGACCGAACTCCGCCAGGCAGGCCAGGCCCGAATCCGTGTCCTGACTCCCGACCCGGGGGCCGCCGCGCAGGTGCTGACCCGTCTTGGCCTGAACCCCACCCGGGGCGCCGACGCCAGCAGCGGCGCCGGCGGTCCCGACGGTACGGGAGCGGTCATTTTCGCGCCGCTGCCCGCCCGCTTCTCTGGCGGTTCGGACGACGGGAGACCCGCCGACAGCGACTTCAGCGCGGACGGTGTGGTCGCGCCCGAAGAGATGGTGGCAGCGCTGGTGGCAGCCGGCGTCCGGGTCCGTGGCTTCGCGGCAGAACAGGTCAGTCTCGAGGACCGCTTCGTGGCCCTGACGGGAGAGGGGTTCGACGTTGTCCAGTGA
- a CDS encoding universal stress protein, whose amino-acid sequence MGREQAHPEPAAESGVQPVPPRGIVVGVDGSDHSHCALAWAAREAERRRRPLHIVTAYSVPIFAASGLDGGYATVDDSVIRDGAEAVQKQALDKVAGYNIDVDASVENGDASGVLLEMSETAELLVFGTRGRGGFVGRMLGSVSSALPAHAKCPTVTVPLVCADRLGEITDDKHVLAEQAKSGRELIANVVVVGVDGSEQARIAVLDAAAQAERLSARLRVVCAVPQYSGSLAWVPAPLDRDALFTEIQAQLDAGAAWLASHFPALTMETQLLDGSPVDVLVEASRNVELLVLGTRGHGGFAGMLLGSTTDGVLHHAKSPVMVVPDRADPRLADRASFGPMLGGA is encoded by the coding sequence ATGGGCCGTGAGCAGGCGCATCCGGAACCGGCAGCGGAATCCGGCGTACAGCCAGTGCCTCCCCGGGGGATTGTCGTAGGGGTGGACGGCTCGGACCACAGCCATTGTGCCCTGGCCTGGGCCGCCCGCGAAGCAGAGCGCCGACGCCGCCCCCTGCACATCGTCACCGCCTATTCGGTGCCGATATTCGCCGCATCGGGACTCGACGGCGGCTATGCGACGGTGGATGACTCCGTGATCCGTGATGGCGCCGAGGCTGTCCAGAAACAAGCCCTCGACAAGGTCGCCGGATACAACATCGACGTCGACGCTTCTGTTGAAAACGGGGACGCCTCCGGCGTATTGCTCGAAATGAGTGAAACCGCGGAACTGCTGGTTTTCGGCACCCGCGGCCGGGGCGGCTTCGTCGGACGGATGCTCGGCTCAGTCAGCAGCGCACTGCCCGCCCACGCCAAGTGCCCCACCGTGACTGTCCCTCTGGTCTGTGCTGACCGTCTGGGTGAAATCACCGACGACAAGCACGTGCTCGCCGAGCAGGCCAAGTCGGGCCGGGAACTCATCGCAAACGTCGTCGTCGTGGGGGTCGACGGATCTGAACAGGCCCGGATAGCAGTGCTCGACGCAGCGGCCCAGGCGGAACGCCTCTCGGCCCGGCTCCGTGTGGTGTGCGCCGTACCGCAATACAGCGGGTCGCTCGCGTGGGTGCCGGCGCCGCTGGACCGCGACGCGCTCTTCACCGAAATCCAGGCCCAGCTCGACGCCGGTGCGGCATGGCTGGCGAGCCACTTCCCGGCCCTGACCATGGAAACGCAACTTCTGGACGGCTCTCCCGTCGACGTCCTCGTGGAGGCCAGCCGGAACGTGGAGTTATTGGTGCTGGGAACCCGCGGCCATGGCGGTTTCGCCGGGATGCTGCTGGGATCGACCACTGACGGCGTCCTGCACCACGCCAAGAGCCCAGTCATGGTGGTTCCGGATCGTGCGGATCCGCGGCTGGCCGACCGGGCCAGCTTCGGTCCGATGCTCGGCGGCGCGTAG
- a CDS encoding FAD-binding protein, which translates to MPVHGGIERTAAVVIGTGLSGLAVASELQRHGVASIVVEGLDLLGAGYPANTSSLQRCDAADAASLQERNEILRHLRNYATNHQLDVRNSIRALQLDHLAAEAADAADFGQAAGKWAVRTPGGVLLADHLVLTRCAHSQLRRMLTELGMATRQNLMAAMHALGMYLVGVGELITPSPKEVLRQAKAVGQAISAKVYPDGLPASVTGGLALAAPA; encoded by the coding sequence ATGCCTGTCCATGGGGGAATTGAGCGGACCGCAGCGGTGGTGATTGGCACTGGGCTTTCGGGTCTGGCCGTCGCGAGCGAACTGCAGCGCCACGGCGTGGCCTCCATAGTCGTGGAAGGCCTCGACCTGCTGGGCGCCGGGTATCCCGCCAACACCTCCTCGCTCCAGCGCTGTGACGCGGCAGACGCGGCCAGCCTTCAGGAGCGCAACGAGATTCTTCGGCATCTGCGGAACTATGCCACCAATCATCAACTCGATGTCCGGAACAGCATCAGGGCACTCCAGCTGGACCATCTTGCCGCCGAAGCCGCCGATGCCGCGGACTTCGGGCAGGCGGCCGGGAAGTGGGCCGTGCGAACCCCGGGAGGCGTCCTCCTTGCCGATCATCTGGTGCTGACCAGATGCGCGCACAGCCAGCTGCGGCGCATGCTCACCGAGCTCGGTATGGCCACCCGGCAAAACCTCATGGCTGCGATGCACGCCCTGGGAATGTATCTGGTGGGCGTGGGAGAGCTGATCACGCCGTCGCCGAAGGAGGTGCTTCGGCAGGCGAAGGCGGTGGGGCAGGCAATTTCAGCCAAGGTCTACCCGGACGGGCTTCCAGCCAGCGTCACCGGGGGCCTGGCCTTGGCGGCTCCCGCCTAG
- a CDS encoding copper resistance CopC family protein — translation MRPIRQLLSALLGALVFAAILLGAAAGPAAAHDAAESSSPADGATLATPPDQVSVTFSNNPLGLGAEFVVTDAAGASWADGPVEIVDNVASQRLRPGAPAGTYTVQWRVASSDGHPIEGRSTFTATAGAAGSTAAAAVPTLGTPEPGTTAAPAEPADSAPPFAWSIVIFVGVAVGILVTLGLMAKRRLTSGGDD, via the coding sequence ATGCGCCCCATCCGACAGCTTTTGAGCGCGCTGCTCGGCGCCCTGGTCTTTGCCGCCATACTGCTCGGCGCCGCCGCGGGTCCGGCGGCGGCGCACGACGCCGCGGAATCCAGCAGCCCAGCGGACGGCGCCACCCTCGCCACCCCGCCGGACCAGGTGTCCGTGACGTTCAGCAACAACCCGCTGGGTCTCGGTGCGGAGTTTGTGGTCACTGACGCCGCAGGCGCCAGTTGGGCCGATGGGCCGGTGGAGATCGTGGACAACGTTGCCTCGCAGCGGCTGCGGCCAGGTGCCCCGGCCGGGACATACACCGTGCAGTGGCGGGTCGCCAGCTCCGACGGCCACCCCATCGAAGGCCGCTCCACGTTCACGGCGACGGCGGGGGCGGCGGGTTCGACGGCGGCTGCCGCTGTCCCGACGCTGGGGACACCTGAGCCGGGAACAACCGCCGCGCCGGCAGAACCCGCCGACTCCGCGCCACCGTTTGCCTGGAGCATCGTGATCTTCGTTGGTGTGGCGGTCGGCATCCTCGTCACCCTGGGCCTGATGGCGAAGCGGAGGCTGACCTCCGGCGGCGACGACTAA
- a CDS encoding NCS2 family permease gives MLKQGSALDRYFMISERGSSLSREIRGGFATFFAMSYIVVLNPLILSGPDSSGATLGFPAVAAVTAFVAGILTILMGAWAKHPFAMATGLGVNAFVAVTVATNPGLTWPDMMGLVVLSGVTMLILVLTGFRTAVFRAVPEGLKTAIVVGIGLFIALIGLVNAGFVRRIPDVAGTTVPVGLGFDGKLLGWPTLVFVFGLILTIGLVVRKVKGAILIGIVTSTVLSVILESTLNIGPSFDGKNFNPMGWSLVAPTFTEWAAPDLSLIGKASPFGAFEHLGFVAATLLAFVILLSIFFDAMGTMVGLATEAGSIDKDGNIPNVDRVLQVDALGAIIGGGTSVSSNQIYVESGAGIGEGARTGVASIVTGLLFLVAMFFTPLINLVPFEAVAPALVVVGFMMVSQVGKIDWQDWGIAIPAFLTFTLMPFTYSIANGLGAGFISFVLIRTFQGRAREVHPLMWAVASAFLLFFGIGPIEAALGIS, from the coding sequence ATGCTCAAGCAGGGCTCTGCACTCGATCGCTATTTCATGATTTCCGAACGGGGGTCCAGCCTGTCGCGCGAGATCCGCGGCGGATTCGCCACCTTCTTCGCGATGAGCTACATCGTGGTGCTGAACCCGCTCATCCTTTCCGGGCCTGATTCCTCCGGCGCGACGCTCGGATTCCCCGCCGTGGCCGCGGTCACCGCGTTCGTGGCCGGCATCCTGACCATCCTGATGGGCGCCTGGGCCAAACACCCCTTCGCCATGGCCACCGGGCTGGGCGTCAACGCATTCGTCGCCGTTACCGTAGCCACCAACCCGGGCCTGACCTGGCCTGACATGATGGGCCTCGTGGTGCTCTCCGGCGTCACCATGCTGATCCTGGTCCTCACCGGGTTCCGGACCGCCGTGTTCAGGGCTGTCCCGGAAGGGCTGAAAACGGCGATTGTGGTCGGCATCGGCCTGTTCATCGCGCTCATCGGGCTGGTCAACGCCGGCTTCGTGCGGCGAATCCCCGATGTCGCCGGCACCACAGTCCCCGTAGGCCTGGGTTTCGACGGCAAACTGCTCGGCTGGCCTACTTTGGTATTCGTTTTCGGCCTGATCCTCACGATTGGCCTCGTGGTCCGCAAGGTCAAGGGCGCGATCCTGATCGGAATCGTCACTTCCACGGTTCTCTCCGTGATCCTCGAATCCACCCTGAACATCGGGCCCAGCTTCGACGGCAAGAACTTCAACCCGATGGGCTGGTCCCTCGTGGCACCCACGTTCACCGAATGGGCCGCCCCGGACCTGTCCCTGATCGGCAAAGCCAGCCCCTTCGGTGCCTTTGAGCACTTGGGCTTCGTCGCCGCGACCCTGCTCGCGTTCGTGATCCTCCTGAGCATCTTCTTCGACGCCATGGGCACCATGGTGGGCCTGGCCACCGAGGCCGGTTCGATCGACAAGGACGGCAACATCCCGAACGTGGACCGGGTCCTCCAGGTGGATGCCCTCGGCGCGATCATCGGCGGCGGCACCTCGGTGTCCTCCAACCAGATTTATGTCGAGTCCGGCGCGGGCATCGGCGAAGGAGCGCGCACCGGTGTGGCGTCCATCGTCACGGGCCTGCTGTTCCTCGTTGCAATGTTCTTCACCCCGCTGATCAATCTGGTGCCGTTCGAGGCCGTGGCTCCGGCGCTCGTCGTCGTCGGTTTTATGATGGTCTCCCAGGTCGGCAAGATCGACTGGCAGGACTGGGGCATTGCGATCCCGGCGTTCCTGACCTTCACCCTGATGCCCTTCACGTACTCAATCGCGAACGGCCTGGGCGCCGGCTTTATCTCCTTCGTCCTGATCCGCACGTTCCAGGGCCGGGCCCGCGAAGTGCACCCGCTGATGTGGGCTGTCGCTTCGGCGTTCCTGCTGTTCTTCGGCATCGGTCCGATCGAGGCTGCCCTCGGCATCAGCTAG
- the hutG gene encoding formimidoylglutamase produces the protein MATSAPTIDVPPQPWTGRFDGDSPEHRRWWQAVSPYVPRAIPASSAATAGRPRAAVLLGFGSDEGVRRNKGRAGAAAGPAAIRAALGPLAFHLHREVHDAGDVTVAGQSLEAGQARAGLAITSLLDAGVLPVVLGGGHETAFASYLGMAGSQAVREGLRVGVLNLDAHFDLRDEPAPSSGTPFLQMARAETAAGRELKYAVVGISEPGNTRALFRTAAELGVDYLLDEDCSAENTHTFVAAFLAHVDALYLTIDLDVLPASVAPGVSAPAAYGVPLQVISAVCRQVAASGKLLHVDVAELNPGFDIDGRTAKVAARLVNTLLL, from the coding sequence ATGGCTACTTCCGCACCCACCATCGATGTCCCTCCACAGCCCTGGACCGGGCGGTTCGACGGCGACAGCCCCGAGCACCGGCGCTGGTGGCAGGCCGTGAGCCCCTACGTGCCGCGGGCGATACCGGCAAGTTCGGCGGCCACCGCAGGGCGTCCCCGTGCGGCTGTCCTCCTCGGCTTCGGCAGCGACGAGGGGGTCCGCCGCAACAAGGGCAGGGCCGGTGCCGCAGCAGGCCCTGCGGCCATCCGTGCCGCGCTCGGTCCGCTCGCCTTCCATCTCCACCGGGAGGTGCACGACGCCGGAGACGTCACCGTGGCGGGGCAGTCGCTGGAGGCCGGACAGGCCCGCGCCGGGCTCGCCATCACGAGCCTGCTCGACGCCGGTGTGCTTCCCGTGGTGCTCGGCGGCGGGCACGAGACCGCGTTTGCCAGCTATTTGGGGATGGCCGGATCGCAGGCGGTCCGCGAGGGACTTCGGGTGGGCGTGTTGAACCTCGACGCGCATTTTGACCTCCGCGATGAACCGGCGCCCAGTTCCGGCACCCCGTTCCTTCAGATGGCCCGCGCGGAAACCGCCGCTGGCCGCGAACTGAAGTACGCCGTCGTCGGGATTTCCGAACCGGGCAACACCCGGGCGTTGTTCCGTACCGCCGCGGAGCTGGGCGTCGACTACCTGCTGGACGAGGACTGCTCGGCGGAGAACACGCACACGTTCGTGGCGGCGTTCCTGGCACACGTCGACGCCCTATACCTGACCATCGACCTGGACGTGTTGCCGGCGTCGGTGGCGCCCGGGGTGAGCGCACCCGCCGCCTACGGGGTCCCGCTTCAGGTGATCAGCGCGGTGTGCCGCCAGGTCGCTGCGAGCGGGAAGCTGTTGCATGTGGACGTGGCTGAGCTGAACCCTGGGTTCGACATCGACGGCCGCACCGCGAAGGTGGCCGCTCGGCTGGTGAATACGCTGCTGCTGTAG
- a CDS encoding HNH endonuclease signature motif containing protein translates to MESSAGWSAGWTAEGRNAFEAVASSVAALAVLVGAGADSTRSCDADPLRRLADDCLDTLAEIARLEARIAALKVRATAKYLEAARAIAPPAASPRDQAAQDMSLVAEVACVLTVSERAAGALLAESHALTAGLPRTLLALQSGAISWQHARIMIDEAASLGAIGASSLESHFLDPDAVKPARGCPAGDLVPSRFRAKARTWRERHHPVSIEKRHATSVVDRRLEYVPDRDGMAWVSAYLPADTAAGIWNRTTTAARDLQCPTEPRTLTQLRADIAAIWLLSADTGGTATGIAANAARPGHRVSSGGAASAGGAASAGGALAGAPFMRVPSPAAQVLVTVPVFSLMSLTDEPAILDGYGPIPASMARTLVADGATSFHRVLTDPSTGAPLEIGRTSYRIPTAMRQWLRLRDGKCPFPGCSGQSLDNEADHVLAWTHGGTTGISNLGQLCPKHHKLKHATQWTPTESSLNKPPGWTSPTGRHYPSEQQDWEPAHRPNQILHLQKRISPEDMPDYSAPKDALPEDPLPDAAWLAIPCEEPCLDWALWEAA, encoded by the coding sequence ATGGAAAGCAGCGCAGGGTGGAGCGCAGGGTGGACTGCGGAAGGCAGAAACGCCTTTGAGGCCGTGGCCTCGTCCGTGGCTGCGCTTGCTGTTCTTGTAGGTGCCGGCGCAGACTCAACCCGGTCCTGTGATGCTGATCCGCTCCGCCGGTTGGCCGATGATTGCCTGGACACGCTTGCCGAGATTGCCCGTCTGGAGGCCCGGATCGCTGCCCTGAAAGTCCGTGCAACCGCAAAGTACCTCGAAGCTGCCAGGGCGATCGCGCCCCCGGCGGCGTCGCCCCGGGACCAGGCTGCCCAGGACATGTCGCTCGTCGCGGAGGTTGCGTGCGTCCTGACCGTCAGCGAACGGGCCGCAGGGGCTCTGCTCGCCGAGTCCCATGCACTCACCGCAGGCCTGCCGCGGACGCTCCTTGCGCTGCAGTCCGGGGCGATCTCGTGGCAGCACGCCCGGATCATGATCGATGAAGCGGCCAGCCTCGGCGCTATAGGCGCGTCTTCGCTGGAATCCCATTTCCTGGACCCGGATGCGGTGAAACCCGCGCGCGGCTGCCCAGCCGGTGACCTCGTCCCTTCCCGGTTCCGCGCCAAGGCCAGGACCTGGCGCGAACGTCACCACCCGGTCAGCATCGAGAAGCGCCATGCCACCAGCGTCGTGGACCGTCGGCTCGAGTACGTTCCTGACCGGGACGGGATGGCCTGGGTCTCGGCGTACCTCCCGGCAGATACCGCGGCCGGGATCTGGAACAGGACCACAACCGCGGCCCGCGACCTCCAATGCCCGACCGAACCGAGGACCCTCACTCAACTCCGCGCGGACATCGCCGCCATCTGGCTACTCAGCGCGGACACCGGCGGAACCGCCACCGGCATAGCGGCAAACGCCGCCCGGCCCGGCCACCGTGTGTCGTCCGGCGGTGCGGCATCGGCTGGCGGTGCGGCCTCCGCTGGCGGGGCGCTGGCTGGCGCGCCATTCATGCGTGTGCCCTCACCCGCTGCCCAGGTGTTGGTGACCGTGCCGGTGTTCTCGCTGATGTCCCTTACTGACGAACCCGCTATCCTCGACGGTTACGGGCCGATCCCAGCCTCCATGGCCCGCACCCTCGTCGCCGACGGCGCCACGTCTTTCCACCGCGTCCTCACAGACCCCAGCACCGGGGCGCCCCTGGAGATCGGACGGACCAGCTACCGAATCCCGACCGCTATGCGGCAATGGCTCCGCCTCAGAGACGGTAAATGCCCCTTCCCCGGCTGCTCGGGCCAGTCCCTGGACAACGAGGCGGACCACGTCCTCGCTTGGACGCACGGCGGCACCACCGGCATCAGCAACCTCGGCCAACTGTGCCCTAAACACCACAAACTAAAACACGCCACGCAATGGACACCTACCGAAAGCAGCCTGAACAAACCACCCGGTTGGACTTCACCAACCGGCCGCCATTACCCCAGCGAGCAGCAGGACTGGGAACCAGCGCACCGCCCCAATCAGATCCTGCACTTGCAGAAACGCATCAGCCCGGAAGACATGCCGGATTACTCGGCGCCCAAGGACGCACTACCCGAGGACCCCTTGCCCGATGCGGCTTGGCTGGCGATCCCCTGCGAGGAACCGTGCCTGGACTGGGCCCTCTGGGAGGCAGCCTAG